Genomic segment of Armatimonadota bacterium:
CTCATGCCGGTGCTGGGGGTGGCTATGGCGGTTCTGGCGCTGCACGAGGTCCTCACGCGGCGGCACCTGGTGGGGGCGGGGGTGACCCTGAGCGGGGTGGCGCTGACCCGCTGGCCCACACGGCCGCAGGAGGGGACGCCACCTGCTGGCCGCCGAGTGGAGACGGTGCCGGCGGGAAGGGAGGGGGGATAGGTGGCGGTCGAGGCGGTGGTCCTGCTGAAGCTGGAGCCGGGCAAGGCCCGCCGCGCCGTGCAGCGGATCGGGCGGATATCGGGCGTGCGGGAGGCGCACGTGATCACGGGGCCCTGGGACGGGATCTGCCTGGCCCAGGCCCGAGACCTTGCGGCGCTGGGGACGCTGGTCCTTTCTCGGATCCAGCGGGTGGACGGGGTGGAGGACACGCTGACCTGCCTGGTGGTATAAGAGGCGTTGACAAGGGGGTCCCCGGCGATATAATAGCCTTTGGCACTTTGAGGAGGGATTGGGTGTACCAGAGCGGGTAACAACCGCAGACGGTACGTCGGATGAGCGTCCAGGGGG
This window contains:
- a CDS encoding Lrp/AsnC ligand binding domain-containing protein, coding for MAVEAVVLLKLEPGKARRAVQRIGRISGVREAHVITGPWDGICLAQARDLAALGTLVLSRIQRVDGVEDTLTCLVV